Proteins co-encoded in one Vicinamibacterales bacterium genomic window:
- a CDS encoding DEAD/DEAH box helicase, translating into MTRRTPRPLGLFHPAVQRWFVSSFGQPTRPQSLGWPAIARGDSTLILSPTGSGKTLAAFLWAINRVMFAPLPPKDRRCRVLYVSPLKALAVDVERNLRSPITGIAHLADARGDAYVVPAVSIRTGDTPASERARFLREPADILITTPESLYLLLTSRSREVLRSVETVIVDEIHALVPTKRGSHLMLSIERLQAVCAGSLQRIGLSATQRPLEEVARFLGGADGDRADVAGAPGGDEPTVRYRPVTTVDAQQPKPLKLTVEVPVEDLAKLARPGDIPSGPTAQGPAAPSIWSSIHPRLLELIRAHRSTLLFANSRRLAERLAGAINELAGETIARAHHGSLAREQRVEIEEALKAGRIPALVATSSLELGIDMGAIDLVIQIEAPPSVASGVQRIGRASHQVNAVSEGIIFPKFRADLVACAAVTRAMHEGRVEATRYPRNPLDVLAQQIVAMVSVEPWPIADLFAVVRRAAPFAALSRPMFESVLDMLSGRYPSDEFAELRPRLTWDRIGGALTTRQGAGRVAIANGGTIPDRGLYGVFLAGAGKKAARVGELDEEMVFESRVGETFVLGASTWRIEEITHDRVLVSPAPGQPGKMPFWHGDRPGRPLELGLGIGRLVRELRGMSRGAALSRLIGDHDLDRTAAENLLQYLGDQERATQAVPDDRTIVIERYRDELGDWRVCLLAPFGGQVLAPWAMVAEARIREQRDLDVETMWSDDGFVVRFPDADQPPDPALLLPSPDEAERLLLQQLGGTALFAARFREVASRALLLPRRRPGARTPLWRQRKRASDLLAVAARFGSFPALLETYRECLRDQFDVPALADVLARVANRTMRVAVVDTEAPSPFAASLLFSYTANFIYDGDAPLAERRAQALLVDQTQLKDLLGNIELRELLDPAVIDEVEQQLQHTDERYRVRHADGLHDLLLRVGDLSVPEIRARAMSEVVVRATRSLLDARRAVELRVAGHARLIAVEDAARYRDALGVRLPAGLPDALLEPVADPLGDLALRYARTHGPFTTEELAARFGLAPGTAALALGRLAARGRLLQGAFRPGRVGHEWCEADALRQIRQRSLARLRHQVEPVSAAALGRLAVTWHGLALRRRGVDALLDVVEQLQGAPLVASLLERDILPARLDGYRPSDLDLLAGAGEIVWTGLDPIGERDGRIALYLTDHLARLSPPAVGLAAEPDDRARTIIEHLRREGACFFAAIHAACGGGYPGDTVETLWDLTWRGVVTNDTFHALRAFTQPPPRQRRRDGSRAFRSRRLTPPTAEGRWSLVASCVGRPASPTEWAAAVAEQLLARHGVVTREAVAVEYLPGGFSAVYDVFKAMEEAGRIRRGYFVGNLGATQFALPGAVDLLRSVGDEPDVPQTVYLAATDPANPYGAILRWPSATEPGREARRGPTRSAGAGVALVNGSLAAYVGRADRQFLTFLPEDEPSRTLVAREVARMLYALATGGSERDGMLIGEIDGVDATRHPLAPYLVDAGFGRRATGFQAAPPKDAGRS; encoded by the coding sequence GTGACCAGGCGTACGCCCCGTCCGCTCGGGCTCTTCCACCCCGCCGTGCAGAGATGGTTCGTCTCGTCGTTCGGCCAGCCGACCCGGCCACAATCGCTCGGCTGGCCGGCGATCGCTCGCGGTGATTCAACGTTGATCCTGTCGCCAACGGGCAGCGGCAAGACGCTGGCAGCGTTCCTGTGGGCGATCAACCGGGTGATGTTCGCGCCGCTGCCGCCGAAGGATCGGCGCTGCCGGGTCCTCTACGTCTCGCCGCTCAAGGCGCTGGCCGTGGACGTGGAGCGCAACCTGCGTTCGCCGATCACCGGAATCGCGCACCTTGCCGACGCGCGTGGGGATGCCTATGTCGTGCCCGCCGTCTCGATCCGCACGGGTGATACGCCGGCGTCCGAACGCGCGCGGTTCCTCCGCGAGCCGGCCGATATCCTGATCACCACTCCGGAGTCGCTCTACCTGCTGCTCACGTCGCGATCTCGCGAGGTTCTGCGATCGGTGGAGACGGTCATCGTGGACGAAATCCACGCCCTGGTGCCGACCAAGCGCGGCTCGCACCTCATGCTGTCGATCGAGCGCCTGCAGGCCGTGTGCGCGGGTTCGCTCCAGCGGATCGGCCTGTCGGCCACGCAGCGGCCGCTCGAAGAGGTCGCGCGGTTTCTCGGCGGAGCGGATGGCGACCGGGCGGATGTCGCTGGTGCGCCGGGTGGTGACGAGCCGACCGTCCGCTACCGTCCGGTCACGACCGTCGATGCGCAGCAGCCGAAGCCGCTCAAATTGACGGTCGAGGTGCCGGTCGAGGATCTCGCGAAGCTCGCGAGGCCGGGCGACATCCCGAGCGGTCCGACCGCTCAGGGTCCGGCGGCGCCGTCGATCTGGTCGAGCATTCACCCGCGCCTGCTCGAACTCATCAGGGCGCACCGCAGCACGCTGCTGTTCGCGAACAGCCGGCGCCTGGCCGAGCGGCTTGCCGGCGCAATCAACGAACTGGCCGGCGAGACGATCGCCCGGGCGCACCACGGGTCGCTGGCCCGAGAGCAGCGCGTCGAAATCGAGGAGGCGCTGAAGGCCGGGCGGATCCCGGCGCTCGTGGCCACCTCGTCGCTCGAACTCGGCATCGACATGGGGGCGATCGACCTGGTGATCCAGATCGAGGCGCCGCCGTCAGTGGCAAGCGGCGTGCAGCGCATCGGCCGGGCCAGCCACCAGGTGAACGCGGTCAGCGAGGGCATCATCTTTCCGAAGTTTCGCGCGGACCTCGTGGCCTGCGCTGCCGTCACGCGGGCGATGCACGAGGGGCGGGTCGAGGCGACCAGATACCCCCGGAACCCGCTCGATGTGCTGGCGCAGCAGATCGTCGCCATGGTGTCGGTCGAACCGTGGCCCATCGCCGATCTGTTCGCCGTCGTTCGCCGCGCGGCGCCGTTTGCGGCGCTCTCCCGGCCGATGTTCGAAAGCGTGCTCGACATGCTCTCCGGCCGGTATCCGTCGGACGAGTTCGCGGAGTTGCGCCCTCGCCTGACATGGGACCGGATCGGCGGCGCCCTCACGACACGGCAGGGCGCGGGGCGTGTGGCGATCGCGAACGGCGGGACGATTCCCGACCGTGGCTTGTACGGCGTCTTCCTCGCCGGCGCCGGCAAGAAGGCAGCGCGCGTGGGCGAACTCGACGAGGAGATGGTGTTCGAGTCGCGCGTCGGCGAGACGTTCGTGCTCGGCGCGTCCACCTGGCGGATCGAGGAGATCACCCACGACCGGGTGCTCGTGTCGCCCGCGCCCGGCCAACCGGGCAAGATGCCGTTCTGGCACGGCGACCGTCCCGGGCGGCCCCTCGAACTCGGGTTGGGCATCGGCCGCCTGGTTCGGGAACTGCGCGGGATGTCTCGTGGCGCTGCGCTGTCCCGGCTGATTGGCGACCATGACCTCGACCGCACAGCCGCCGAGAACCTGCTGCAGTACCTGGGCGATCAGGAGCGGGCCACGCAGGCGGTCCCGGACGACCGGACGATCGTGATCGAACGTTACCGCGACGAACTGGGCGACTGGCGCGTGTGCCTGCTGGCCCCGTTCGGCGGCCAGGTCCTGGCTCCCTGGGCCATGGTGGCCGAGGCGAGGATCCGCGAGCAGCGCGACCTCGACGTCGAGACGATGTGGTCCGACGACGGTTTCGTCGTGAGGTTTCCGGACGCGGACCAGCCCCCGGATCCGGCGTTGTTGCTGCCGTCTCCCGACGAGGCGGAGCGGCTGCTGCTGCAGCAACTCGGCGGCACGGCGCTCTTCGCCGCGCGCTTCCGGGAGGTGGCCTCGCGTGCCCTGCTCCTGCCGCGACGGCGGCCCGGCGCCCGGACCCCGCTCTGGCGGCAGCGAAAGCGGGCCTCCGATCTCCTGGCGGTGGCGGCTCGTTTCGGGTCGTTTCCTGCGCTGCTCGAGACCTATCGCGAGTGCCTTCGCGACCAGTTCGACGTGCCGGCGCTCGCCGACGTGCTGGCCCGCGTCGCCAACCGGACCATGCGCGTGGCGGTCGTCGATACCGAGGCGCCGTCGCCGTTCGCGGCGTCGTTGCTCTTCTCCTACACCGCCAACTTCATCTACGACGGCGACGCGCCGCTCGCCGAACGACGGGCGCAGGCGCTGCTCGTCGACCAGACGCAACTCAAGGACCTGCTCGGTAACATCGAACTGCGGGAACTGCTCGACCCCGCGGTGATCGATGAGGTCGAGCAGCAGTTGCAGCACACCGACGAACGGTATCGTGTGCGTCACGCGGATGGCCTGCACGATCTGCTGCTTCGTGTGGGGGATCTCAGCGTGCCGGAGATTCGGGCGCGTGCGATGTCGGAGGTGGTCGTGCGCGCGACCCGGTCGCTCCTCGATGCACGCCGTGCAGTCGAACTGAGGGTGGCGGGGCATGCCCGCCTGATTGCGGTCGAAGACGCGGCACGCTACCGCGACGCGCTGGGGGTTCGGCTGCCGGCCGGCCTCCCCGACGCGCTGCTCGAGCCGGTCGCCGACCCGCTCGGCGATCTCGCGCTGCGCTACGCGCGCACGCACGGTCCCTTCACCACCGAGGAACTGGCCGCACGATTCGGCCTGGCGCCCGGCACGGCCGCCCTTGCGCTGGGACGGCTGGCCGCCCGCGGCCGCCTGCTCCAGGGCGCGTTCCGCCCCGGGCGCGTCGGCCACGAGTGGTGTGAGGCCGACGCCCTCCGTCAGATTCGACAACGGTCGCTCGCGCGCCTTCGCCATCAGGTCGAGCCGGTCAGTGCCGCTGCGCTCGGGCGGCTGGCCGTGACGTGGCACGGCCTGGCGCTGCGCCGCCGCGGCGTGGACGCGCTGCTCGATGTCGTCGAGCAACTGCAGGGCGCGCCGCTCGTCGCCTCGCTGCTCGAGCGCGACATCCTGCCCGCGCGGCTCGACGGCTACCGCCCATCGGACCTCGACCTTCTGGCTGGCGCCGGCGAAATCGTGTGGACCGGCCTCGATCCGATCGGCGAGCGCGACGGCCGCATCGCCCTGTACCTGACCGATCACTTGGCCCGTCTGTCGCCGCCCGCCGTGGGCCTCGCCGCTGAGCCCGACGATCGGGCGCGCACGATCATCGAGCACCTCCGACGCGAAGGGGCATGCTTCTTCGCAGCCATTCACGCGGCGTGTGGAGGCGGATACCCGGGGGACACGGTCGAGACGCTGTGGGATCTCACCTGGCGCGGCGTCGTGACGAACGACACCTTCCATGCGCTCCGGGCGTTCACGCAGCCCCCACCCCGTCAGCGCCGACGAGACGGCTCCCGCGCATTTCGGTCGCGCAGGCTGACGCCGCCCACCGCTGAGGGGCGGTGGTCGCTCGTCGCGTCTTGCGTCGGAAGGCCCGCGTCACCGACCGAATGGGCGGCGGCCGTCGCGGAGCAGTTGCTCGCCCGTCACGGGGTCGTCACACGCGAGGCGGTGGCGGTCGAGTACCTTCCCGGCGGGTTCAGCGCGGTGTACGACGTCTTCAAGGCGATGGAAGAAGCCGGTCGGATCCGGCGCGGCTACTTCGTGGGCAACCTGGGCGCCACCCAGTTCGCGTTGCCGGGGGCGGTGGACCTCCTGCGCTCGGTAGGCGACGAACCCGACGTGCCGCAGACCGTCTATCTGGCTGCGACCGATCCCGCGAATCCATATGGTGCCATCCTGCGGTGGCCGTCGGCGACGGAGCCGGGACGCGAGGCGCGGCGCGGTCCGACGCGCTCGGCCGGCGCGGGCGTCGCGCTCGTCAACGGCAGCCTCGCGGCGTACGTCGGAAGGGCGGATCGCCAGTTCCTCACGTTCCTGCCCGAGGACGAGCCATCACGCACGCTCGTGGCGCGCGAGGTCGCCCGCATGCTCTACGCGCTCGCCACCGGCGGCAGCGAACGCGATGGGATGTTGATTGGCGAGATCGATGGTGTGGACGCGACGCGCCACCCGCTGGCGCCGTACCTCGTCGACGCCGGCTTCGGGCGGCGCGCCACGGGGTTCCAGGCCGCGCCCCCGAAAGACGCCGGGCGTTCCTGA
- a CDS encoding FHA domain-containing protein translates to MGILDKVAKVEKRLERLASRSNIALQPIEIRKAALDHVEEQVQPAGRSRHVFPYDRVTIEVVAGDARQRASMEAVLGEDAGLAAAVEERLRMAGCPRPHGLDVQVKFVRRAGSDWETGHVFRVVCQKQERGATKVQVAAGPAHLSVVKGETTRRSYLLSGERTNIGRIADVVDKDRRVVRRNQVVFADSDSSINQTVSRAHAHITVTASGEYRLFDDRSSFGTRVFREGRTIALPSGSPRGTKLQSGDEIYIGQACLRFEIG, encoded by the coding sequence ATGGGCATCCTGGACAAGGTGGCGAAGGTCGAGAAGCGGTTGGAGCGGCTCGCATCGCGCAGCAATATCGCGCTGCAGCCGATCGAGATCCGGAAGGCGGCGCTCGACCACGTCGAGGAGCAGGTACAGCCGGCCGGCCGGTCGCGTCACGTGTTCCCGTACGACCGGGTCACGATCGAAGTCGTGGCCGGCGACGCCCGGCAGCGCGCGTCGATGGAGGCCGTTCTCGGCGAGGACGCCGGACTGGCGGCCGCCGTCGAAGAGCGGCTGCGCATGGCCGGCTGCCCGCGCCCGCACGGCCTGGACGTCCAGGTGAAGTTCGTCCGCCGCGCGGGATCCGACTGGGAAACCGGCCACGTCTTCCGCGTGGTCTGCCAGAAGCAGGAGCGCGGCGCGACGAAGGTGCAGGTTGCCGCCGGGCCGGCGCATCTCTCGGTCGTCAAGGGCGAGACGACCCGCAGGAGCTATCTGCTCAGCGGCGAGCGCACGAACATCGGGCGGATTGCCGACGTGGTGGACAAGGACAGGCGCGTCGTCCGCCGCAACCAGGTGGTGTTTGCCGACAGCGACAGCAGCATCAACCAGACCGTGTCGCGAGCGCACGCTCACATCACGGTCACGGCGTCCGGCGAATACCGGCTCTTCGACGATCGAAGCTCGTTCGGCACGCGAGTCTTCCGCGAGGGCCGCACGATCGCGCTCCCGAGCGGCAGCCCGCGCGGGACCAAGCTCCAGTCGGGCGACGAGATCTACATCGGTCAAGCGTGCCTCCGGTTCGAGATTGGGTGA